The following proteins are encoded in a genomic region of Amycolatopsis sulphurea:
- a CDS encoding dipeptide ABC transporter ATP-binding protein yields MTQSPSDRPETSRGATAGLDVQELRIERVGGPGTHTIVSEISLTVAPGETVGIVGESGSGKSMTAKAITGLLPPKLVASGRVTYRGRDLLPLREKEWRSIRGHEIGLVSQNPFTMLSPVDRCGRIIEESLRREVRKRMSRRERRAEAIRRLAEVGIDDESVVDRHPFQLSGGMQQRVGIAAALAREPRILIADEPSTALDATTQREILALIKSLQEARGMGLILITHDLRIAFSMCDRVNVLYAGSLVETGPAADLEAEPFHPYTHGLLMSEPPADHRVAELVAIPGSVPTPDSVAGSCTFAPRCRWVRPECTDGAPPLRVIGAGRLSDCLRIEEIRSELAEERTRATGAAVPAVAADGEGKLIAVTDVGKIFHSGGREVTALQSVSISVGDGEGVGLVGESGSGKSTLGRIIAGLERPSSGSIEIAGIDAGDRSKLGRRDQLALRRKVQMIFQDPYSSLNPMRTIGSTLEETIRVHEPSAKDMERRIAELLRSVGLDSEYAQRKPMALSGGQHQRVAIARALAVRPRILICDEPVAALDVSVQAQILNLFSSLRDEWGIGYLFITHDLSIVRQVVERAYVMSKGRVVESGPVDEVLGNPQDPYTVRLLQSVPNSSAEWLAPGSRASAGEA; encoded by the coding sequence ATGACGCAGTCTCCCTCCGACCGGCCCGAGACCTCTCGTGGGGCCACCGCCGGTCTCGATGTGCAGGAGCTGCGGATCGAGCGGGTGGGCGGGCCGGGCACCCACACCATCGTCTCGGAGATCAGCCTGACCGTCGCACCCGGCGAGACGGTCGGGATCGTCGGCGAGTCCGGCAGCGGCAAGTCGATGACGGCGAAGGCGATCACCGGACTGTTGCCGCCGAAGCTCGTCGCGTCCGGTCGGGTGACCTATCGCGGGCGAGACCTGCTGCCGTTGCGGGAGAAGGAATGGCGGTCGATCCGGGGGCACGAGATCGGCCTGGTGAGCCAGAATCCGTTCACGATGCTCAGCCCGGTGGACCGGTGCGGCCGGATCATCGAAGAGTCCTTGCGCCGCGAGGTCCGCAAGCGGATGAGCCGCCGGGAACGCCGGGCCGAGGCGATCCGGCGCCTGGCCGAAGTCGGTATCGACGACGAGTCCGTAGTGGACAGACATCCCTTTCAGCTCTCGGGCGGCATGCAGCAGCGGGTGGGGATCGCCGCCGCGTTGGCGCGGGAGCCCCGGATCCTCATCGCCGACGAGCCGTCGACCGCCCTGGACGCCACTACGCAGCGGGAAATCCTCGCGCTGATCAAGAGCCTGCAAGAGGCACGGGGGATGGGGCTGATCCTGATCACCCACGACCTGCGGATCGCGTTCTCGATGTGCGACCGGGTCAACGTCCTCTACGCCGGGTCACTGGTGGAGACCGGCCCCGCGGCGGATCTCGAAGCGGAACCGTTCCACCCGTACACGCACGGGCTCTTGATGTCCGAGCCGCCGGCGGACCATCGGGTCGCGGAACTGGTGGCGATCCCGGGATCGGTCCCGACGCCCGATTCGGTCGCCGGTTCGTGCACATTCGCGCCCCGGTGCCGATGGGTGCGCCCGGAATGCACCGACGGCGCACCGCCGCTGCGCGTCATCGGTGCTGGGCGGCTGTCGGATTGCCTTCGCATCGAGGAGATCAGGTCCGAGCTGGCCGAAGAACGGACGCGGGCGACCGGCGCGGCGGTGCCGGCGGTGGCCGCCGACGGGGAGGGCAAGCTGATCGCGGTCACCGACGTCGGCAAGATCTTCCACAGTGGAGGGCGGGAGGTGACGGCGCTCCAGTCCGTTTCGATCAGCGTCGGTGACGGTGAGGGGGTCGGGCTGGTTGGCGAGTCGGGTTCCGGGAAGTCCACGCTCGGCCGGATCATCGCCGGTCTCGAGCGGCCTTCGAGCGGATCGATCGAGATCGCCGGAATCGATGCCGGCGACCGGTCGAAGCTCGGCCGCCGGGATCAGCTGGCCCTGCGCCGTAAAGTGCAGATGATCTTCCAGGACCCGTATTCCTCGCTGAACCCGATGCGCACGATCGGCTCGACCCTCGAAGAGACGATCCGGGTGCACGAACCGTCCGCAAAGGACATGGAGCGCCGGATCGCCGAGCTGCTCCGGTCAGTGGGCCTGGACTCCGAATACGCCCAGCGGAAGCCGATGGCGTTGTCCGGCGGGCAGCATCAGCGGGTCGCGATCGCCCGCGCGCTCGCCGTGCGGCCCCGGATCCTGATCTGCGACGAACCGGTGGCCGCGCTGGATGTGTCCGTCCAGGCGCAGATACTGAATCTGTTCTCGTCCCTGCGTGACGAGTGGGGAATCGGCTACCTGTTCATCACGCACGACCTCTCCATTGTCCGGCAGGTCGTGGAACGTGCCTATGTGATGTCCAAGGGCCGGGTGGTCGAGTCCGGCCCGGTCGACGAGGTGCTCGGCAACCCGCAGGACCCGTATACCGTCCGCCTGCTCCAGTCCGTGCCGAACTCCAGCGCCGAATGGCTCGCTCCCGGATCGCGGGCGAGCGCCGGGGAGGCATGA
- a CDS encoding isoaspartyl peptidase/L-asparaginase — MSLDGVVVAGSHNAAIGLPAAWRLLAAGESALDAVEAATRLVEDNEADHSVGYAGYPNLVGEVELDASIMDGRDRRVGAVGALKGHRHPVSVARAVMEQLPHAFLVGAGAARFAADLGLPAEDLLTEETRRIWRDGIEGKFPGRLELFREPLARLTALAADPMHVAGTVNVVARDARGHVAAAVSTSGWAWKHPGRVGDSPVVGAGIYADDRHGAVGCTGLGELSIRAGLARDLISRLAGGQDLTAAGRAVLDDMAPMAAQVGPSAVMNVLALDRDGAALSFSTTPDAHFVVMRDGHTEPEKIPSVYVEWPGQEPPASDERGA, encoded by the coding sequence GTGAGCCTGGATGGTGTGGTCGTCGCCGGCAGTCACAACGCGGCAATCGGGCTTCCGGCGGCATGGCGGCTGCTGGCCGCCGGAGAATCGGCCCTCGATGCCGTCGAAGCGGCGACCAGGCTCGTGGAGGACAACGAAGCGGACCACTCGGTCGGATACGCCGGCTACCCGAACCTGGTCGGTGAGGTCGAACTGGACGCTTCGATCATGGACGGCCGCGATCGCCGGGTGGGTGCCGTCGGAGCGCTCAAGGGACACCGGCACCCGGTGAGCGTTGCGCGTGCGGTCATGGAGCAGCTTCCCCATGCATTCCTGGTCGGTGCAGGTGCCGCTCGGTTCGCCGCCGACCTCGGGTTGCCGGCCGAAGACCTCCTGACCGAGGAGACGCGTCGCATTTGGAGAGACGGGATCGAAGGCAAGTTCCCCGGCCGGCTGGAGCTCTTCCGCGAGCCGCTCGCGCGGTTGACCGCGCTGGCCGCGGACCCCATGCACGTGGCGGGCACGGTGAACGTCGTCGCGCGGGACGCCCGGGGGCACGTGGCAGCCGCGGTCAGCACGAGCGGCTGGGCTTGGAAGCACCCCGGGCGCGTCGGCGATTCACCGGTCGTCGGGGCCGGCATCTACGCCGACGACCGGCACGGCGCGGTCGGGTGCACCGGCCTGGGTGAGCTTTCGATCCGCGCCGGGCTCGCGCGCGACCTGATCTCGCGGCTGGCGGGCGGGCAGGATCTGACGGCGGCGGGACGTGCCGTGCTCGACGACATGGCGCCGATGGCCGCGCAGGTCGGGCCTTCGGCGGTAATGAACGTCCTCGCGCTCGATCGCGACGGCGCTGCCTTGTCGTTCAGCACCACACCGGATGCGCACTTCGTCGTCATGCGCGACGGCCACACCGAGCCGGAGAAGATCCCGAGCGTGTACGTCGAGTGGCCCGGTCAAGAGCCACCAGCAAGCGACGAGCGAGGTGCGTAG
- a CDS encoding alpha/beta fold hydrolase: MPEPRDPGAGLTEQLAGLPGGRNIRYVTGGEEGPLVLLECGLGNTAGTWVTVQRHLSATCRTIAYDRAGIGGSDRDGRSRSLARLAEDLAAFLDVLDLGEPVVLVGHSWGGPLVRLLAERRPEHVRALMLVDPTITAAKKWLRVVRPLYLRLMWTVRMGGRERLLRSYRTGSWAQEMSPQDLDVALADFMTRANLRTSWQEIRAQSESWPDLVALESMPSAVPIRFLVGGDRPEALRTVMTEGCARIAALSRWGSTVVVGEAGHSIPQERPARTAGEIEKFIRELPPA, encoded by the coding sequence ATGCCTGAGCCACGCGATCCCGGGGCGGGGCTGACCGAGCAGCTGGCGGGCCTCCCGGGCGGACGGAATATCCGCTACGTCACGGGTGGGGAGGAAGGCCCGCTCGTGCTCCTGGAGTGCGGGCTGGGCAACACGGCGGGCACCTGGGTGACCGTGCAGCGGCACCTCTCCGCCACCTGCCGGACCATCGCGTACGACCGGGCGGGGATCGGGGGCAGTGATCGGGACGGGCGCTCGCGGTCCCTGGCCCGCCTGGCCGAAGATCTGGCGGCTTTCCTTGATGTGCTTGACCTCGGAGAGCCTGTCGTGCTCGTCGGCCACAGCTGGGGCGGTCCGCTCGTCCGGCTGCTGGCCGAGCGCCGTCCGGAGCACGTCCGCGCACTCATGCTGGTCGATCCGACGATCACGGCGGCGAAGAAGTGGCTCCGCGTCGTGCGACCGCTCTACCTCAGGCTGATGTGGACAGTCAGGATGGGTGGCCGGGAAAGGCTTTTGCGGTCCTACCGCACGGGAAGCTGGGCACAGGAGATGTCACCGCAGGACCTCGATGTGGCCCTGGCCGACTTTATGACCCGCGCGAACTTGCGGACCAGCTGGCAGGAGATTCGCGCGCAGAGCGAGTCGTGGCCCGACCTGGTCGCCCTGGAATCGATGCCGAGCGCGGTGCCCATCCGGTTTCTCGTCGGCGGGGATCGGCCGGAGGCGCTGCGCACGGTCATGACGGAAGGCTGCGCGCGGATCGCCGCCCTCAGCCGGTGGGGCAGCACCGTCGTGGTCGGGGAAGCCGGGCATTCGATCCCGCAGGAACGTCCGGCCCGGACCGCGGGCGAAATCGAGAAGTTTATCCGCGAACTGCCGCCGGCATAG
- a CDS encoding dihydrodipicolinate synthase family protein, with amino-acid sequence MKNHPPDHGKNELGGIMAALATPLSGDGSTVDRDSIAPLVDYVIGGGVAGVIPCGSTGEFAALTMDERMAVVESVAEAARSRVALIPHVGALRPADAAELTRHAAARGAAAVMAVPPFYDPLSWAEIIGYYAEIAAAAPGLPIMAYHYPSATGGRITAGQIDELTRAVPAVRYLKDSSGDAQLVDELLAHTEGSSLRVFNGSDSLTFQGLACGATGSVWGAATFMPRLAVEFFEAVHERRDLEQGRRMWRKIRPICRLLEDAGYPAAVKAACELAGLPLGPTRAPLRPISAEAREQLHLLLDAAGLIDAARAIA; translated from the coding sequence ATGAAAAATCACCCCCCGGACCACGGGAAGAATGAGCTTGGCGGGATTATGGCCGCGCTCGCCACTCCGTTGAGCGGCGACGGTTCCACAGTGGACCGGGACTCGATCGCACCCTTGGTGGACTACGTGATCGGCGGCGGCGTGGCCGGTGTCATTCCGTGCGGGAGCACCGGCGAATTCGCCGCGTTGACGATGGACGAACGCATGGCGGTCGTCGAATCGGTGGCCGAGGCCGCGCGGTCCCGGGTCGCCTTGATCCCGCATGTCGGCGCGCTCCGTCCGGCCGACGCGGCCGAGCTGACGCGTCACGCGGCCGCTCGCGGTGCCGCCGCCGTGATGGCGGTGCCGCCCTTCTACGATCCGCTGAGCTGGGCGGAGATCATCGGCTACTACGCGGAAATCGCCGCCGCGGCGCCCGGATTGCCGATCATGGCCTACCACTACCCGAGTGCCACCGGCGGGCGGATCACGGCCGGGCAGATCGACGAACTCACGCGAGCGGTCCCCGCCGTGCGTTACCTGAAGGATTCCAGCGGGGACGCCCAGCTGGTCGACGAGCTGCTGGCCCACACCGAGGGAAGCAGCCTGAGGGTGTTCAACGGCTCCGATTCGCTTACCTTCCAGGGGCTCGCGTGTGGCGCCACCGGAAGTGTCTGGGGCGCAGCCACTTTCATGCCCCGGCTGGCGGTCGAGTTCTTCGAGGCGGTCCACGAGCGGCGCGACCTTGAGCAGGGCCGCCGGATGTGGCGGAAGATCCGTCCGATCTGCCGTTTGCTGGAAGACGCCGGCTATCCGGCCGCGGTCAAGGCGGCCTGTGAGCTGGCCGGTCTGCCGCTCGGCCCGACGCGGGCCCCGCTGCGGCCCATTTCCGCCGAGGCGCGCGAGCAGCTTCATCTTCTGCTCGACGCGGCGGGCCTCATCGACGCGGCGCGGGCGATCGCATGA
- a CDS encoding ABC transporter permease: MGRNAIIAFVARRVLTMVLMLFVISFLIFSLLYLAPGNAVDILLGSRPRTPETVRLLTEQYHLDKPFLTQYWIWLENVLQLDFGTSIQTTLPVADEVKSRLPTSLFLAVFAFVLEMSFGLLFGVLAALKRRGGVDRGLVAVSVVGLSMPAFVSGVLMLYVFAVQLKWFPAFGAGTGFTDQVWHLTLPAISLAIVGAAYVVKHTRAAVISVLDQDYVMFARARGLSAATVMLRYILRNALIPVLGLSAMILSFLVIGAVLVEVTFSVSGIGQMLVRAATSQDLPTIQGVGMLVAAIVMVTNLIADLAYMAVDPRVRLRSRK; the protein is encoded by the coding sequence ATGGGCCGTAACGCGATCATCGCCTTCGTGGCTCGTCGGGTCCTCACCATGGTCCTGATGCTCTTCGTCATCTCGTTCCTCATCTTTTCGTTGCTGTACCTGGCTCCGGGCAACGCCGTTGACATCCTGCTCGGTTCGCGGCCACGCACCCCCGAGACCGTGCGGTTGCTGACCGAGCAGTACCACCTGGACAAGCCGTTCCTCACGCAGTACTGGATCTGGCTGGAGAACGTCCTGCAGCTCGACTTCGGCACCTCGATCCAGACCACGCTGCCGGTCGCGGACGAGGTCAAGTCACGGCTGCCCACCTCGCTTTTCCTTGCGGTCTTCGCCTTTGTACTGGAGATGTCGTTCGGGCTCCTCTTCGGAGTCCTGGCGGCACTCAAGCGACGCGGGGGTGTCGACAGAGGACTCGTGGCCGTCTCCGTGGTCGGACTGAGCATGCCCGCGTTCGTCAGCGGTGTCTTGATGCTCTACGTGTTCGCGGTGCAACTGAAGTGGTTCCCGGCGTTCGGTGCCGGCACCGGATTCACCGACCAGGTATGGCATCTGACGCTGCCGGCGATTTCGCTCGCGATCGTGGGGGCGGCCTACGTCGTCAAGCACACCCGCGCCGCGGTCATCTCGGTCCTGGACCAGGATTACGTGATGTTCGCACGGGCGCGCGGGCTGTCGGCGGCCACCGTGATGCTGCGCTACATCCTCCGCAACGCGCTGATCCCGGTGCTGGGGCTGAGCGCGATGATCCTGTCGTTCCTGGTCATCGGCGCGGTATTGGTCGAAGTCACGTTCTCCGTCTCCGGTATCGGCCAGATGCTCGTCCGCGCGGCCACGAGCCAGGACCTGCCGACGATTCAAGGGGTGGGGATGCTGGTCGCCGCGATCGTCATGGTGACGAACCTGATCGCCGACCTCGCGTACATGGCGGTCGACCCGCGCGTCCGACTGAGGAGCAGGAAATGA
- a CDS encoding NAD(P)/FAD-dependent oxidoreductase, translated as MRTDKVGGASDPFEVVVIGGGLAGLAAAWRLRKQRVLLLESGDRLGGRLYSQREDGDDYWLNFGAHLFPAPGGVVDSMAKDVGLETLPITGSMMGIAYKERILASGPIESYPLRLPLPVREKIAFARAGVRLKRAVARYHQVLSRRPGESEAELRQRSLAYLDDRTFSEFLGDLSPETASIFACAAHRATAEPASLSAGSGIGLFALVWGGAGSLIARNLVGGSSVLPEALGRQLGDRVRLGAEVRRIAPRAEGIQQIEYTMDGQAEVAEARHVIVAVPAPIAAPLVAPISRVAAESLSAITYGPFLSMAMRTNEVAAQPWDDVYALATPGRSFDMFTNHAQILRTSAERAPGGSLMVYAGGDGAARLMARPDEEIKQTFLEDLHRLYPGTRGIVAAAKVHRWKLGNVYARPGRHRLQPALEGPLGESRNVHLAGDYFAELGSMETAAKTGDSAAQRVARALASGG; from the coding sequence ATGAGGACGGACAAGGTCGGCGGAGCATCCGACCCGTTCGAAGTCGTCGTCATCGGTGGTGGTCTGGCCGGCCTGGCGGCCGCGTGGCGGTTGCGAAAGCAGCGCGTCCTGCTGCTGGAGTCCGGAGATCGGCTGGGTGGCCGGCTCTACTCTCAGCGCGAGGACGGCGACGACTACTGGCTGAACTTCGGTGCGCACCTCTTCCCGGCGCCGGGTGGGGTCGTCGATTCGATGGCCAAGGACGTCGGCCTGGAGACCTTGCCCATCACCGGAAGCATGATGGGAATCGCCTACAAGGAAAGGATTCTGGCGTCCGGCCCGATCGAGTCCTACCCGTTGCGGCTGCCGTTGCCGGTGCGGGAGAAGATCGCGTTCGCGCGGGCCGGGGTGCGCCTCAAGCGAGCCGTCGCGCGGTACCACCAGGTGCTGTCCCGGCGACCGGGCGAGTCGGAGGCCGAGCTGCGGCAGCGCAGTCTGGCCTATTTGGACGATCGGACGTTCTCGGAGTTCCTCGGTGATCTCTCGCCCGAGACGGCTTCGATCTTCGCCTGCGCCGCGCACCGCGCGACGGCCGAGCCGGCCAGCCTCTCGGCCGGCAGCGGGATCGGGCTTTTCGCGCTCGTCTGGGGCGGGGCCGGATCGTTGATCGCCCGCAATCTCGTCGGGGGATCGTCGGTGCTGCCCGAGGCACTGGGCAGGCAACTCGGGGACCGGGTCCGCCTCGGCGCCGAGGTCCGGCGAATCGCGCCGCGTGCCGAGGGCATCCAGCAGATCGAGTACACAATGGACGGACAGGCGGAGGTTGCCGAAGCACGCCATGTGATCGTCGCTGTGCCGGCCCCGATCGCGGCGCCGCTGGTGGCTCCGATTTCCCGCGTAGCCGCCGAGTCGCTGTCCGCCATCACCTACGGTCCGTTCCTCAGTATGGCGATGCGGACAAACGAAGTGGCGGCGCAGCCGTGGGACGATGTCTATGCGCTCGCGACCCCGGGGCGATCTTTCGACATGTTCACCAACCACGCGCAGATCCTCCGGACCTCCGCCGAGCGTGCCCCCGGGGGAAGTCTCATGGTGTATGCCGGAGGCGACGGTGCGGCGCGGCTGATGGCGCGGCCGGACGAAGAGATCAAGCAGACCTTCCTCGAAGATCTGCACCGGCTTTACCCCGGGACCCGCGGTATCGTCGCGGCGGCCAAGGTACATCGCTGGAAGCTGGGCAATGTCTATGCGCGGCCGGGCCGGCACAGATTGCAGCCGGCGCTGGAGGGTCCGCTCGGCGAGTCGCGCAACGTTCACCTGGCCGGCGACTACTTCGCCGAGCTGGGCAGCATGGAGACGGCGGCGAAGACCGGTGACAGTGCCGCCCAGCGGGTGGCGCGGGCGCTGGCGTCCGGCGGCTGA
- a CDS encoding LysR family transcriptional regulator, which yields MFHVTDPSGSIQYLGYAKGDLLTLRQLRYFLSAIDLGSFTAVAAHMHLTQPAVADQIRQLERHLGVQLFVRLGRGLRLTDAGAEFAVYAQRVIAASEEAEESVADLRTLRSGTMTFGAFGAPAHYQFADLIKEFVTRFPGIKLRVRGRNSSVTADDVREGELEAALVVLPIDDTGLSVRPVARDEVLFASADPASTRQPVSVEDFVRRPIVLYETQYAFEDPTRRQLAARTQALGLSIEGRIEVEHLETALQLVAHGLGNTYVPQAVTKSAAFPGNISTCSFAPRMYDAFALITRRGSRVSAPIAEFMRLVESHMRLVASGFPHGAVQQADDPMPAAVRG from the coding sequence GTGTTCCACGTCACTGACCCAAGTGGTAGCATCCAATACCTTGGTTATGCAAAAGGAGATCTTTTGACTCTTCGCCAGCTCCGATACTTCCTCAGCGCCATCGACCTCGGGTCTTTCACCGCCGTCGCCGCCCATATGCACCTCACCCAGCCTGCGGTAGCGGATCAGATTCGGCAGCTCGAACGGCATCTCGGCGTCCAGCTTTTCGTCCGGCTGGGCCGTGGGCTCCGGCTGACCGACGCGGGCGCCGAGTTCGCCGTCTACGCGCAGCGGGTGATCGCGGCCAGCGAGGAAGCCGAGGAGAGCGTGGCCGATCTGCGAACCCTGCGGAGCGGAACAATGACCTTTGGTGCTTTCGGCGCCCCGGCCCATTACCAATTCGCCGATTTGATCAAGGAGTTCGTGACCCGTTTTCCGGGAATCAAACTGCGCGTGCGCGGCCGTAACTCCTCGGTGACCGCGGACGACGTACGCGAAGGCGAACTCGAAGCCGCGCTCGTCGTGCTCCCCATCGACGACACCGGCTTGAGTGTCCGCCCGGTCGCCAGAGACGAGGTGCTCTTCGCCAGCGCGGATCCCGCGAGTACCCGGCAGCCCGTGTCGGTCGAAGATTTCGTCCGTAGGCCCATCGTGCTGTACGAGACGCAGTATGCGTTCGAGGATCCCACGCGGCGTCAGCTCGCGGCCCGCACGCAGGCGCTCGGCCTGAGCATCGAGGGGCGGATCGAGGTCGAACACCTCGAAACGGCGCTCCAGCTCGTGGCGCACGGGCTCGGAAACACCTATGTGCCGCAGGCCGTCACCAAGTCAGCGGCATTCCCGGGCAACATCAGCACCTGCTCGTTCGCACCGCGGATGTACGACGCGTTCGCGCTGATCACCCGGCGTGGATCCCGGGTCTCGGCACCCATTGCCGAGTTCATGCGGCTCGTCGAGAGCCACATGCGCCTGGTGGCGTCGGGATTCCCGCACGGAGCGGTCCAGCAGGCGGATGATCCTATGCCGGCGGCAGTTCGCGGATAA
- a CDS encoding ABC transporter permease, producing MTDLVIPDQAGRRRGFGFAGLLAVTCFAFLGLIVVLAVFGSLIAPHDPGAQDLVLGLTKPSGDHWLGTDELGRDVFSRLIAGARTALVGPVVIALGSILIGNGLGLLAGYRGGWLDAVIMRCADLMFSLPSLLVIIVVAGTFGGGYWLSVVLLIALNAPFDARIIRGATLEQAPRAYVEAARSVGLSDTKIMIRHIWPNVAPIAVANACLVFAGSLVSLAGLSFLGLGVAPGTPDWGLMVSEGRSLLFTNPVGVLAPAAMIVLTATAMNLSGDWVYDRLSAQGANR from the coding sequence ATGACCGATCTCGTGATACCGGATCAGGCGGGCCGCCGCCGGGGGTTCGGCTTCGCCGGGCTGCTGGCTGTCACGTGCTTCGCGTTCCTGGGGCTGATCGTGGTGCTGGCCGTCTTTGGGTCCCTGATCGCTCCGCACGACCCGGGCGCCCAGGATCTGGTGCTGGGCCTGACCAAACCCAGCGGTGACCACTGGCTCGGGACCGACGAACTCGGCCGGGACGTGTTCTCCCGGCTCATCGCGGGAGCCCGGACGGCGCTGGTCGGACCGGTCGTGATCGCGCTCGGCTCGATCCTGATCGGGAACGGTCTCGGCCTGCTCGCCGGCTATCGCGGCGGCTGGCTCGATGCGGTGATCATGCGCTGTGCCGACCTGATGTTCTCGTTGCCGAGCCTGCTCGTCATCATCGTGGTCGCCGGCACCTTCGGTGGTGGCTATTGGCTTTCGGTGGTGCTGCTGATCGCGCTCAACGCCCCCTTCGACGCGCGCATCATCCGCGGGGCGACGCTCGAACAGGCGCCCCGCGCGTACGTCGAGGCGGCCAGATCCGTCGGTCTCTCCGACACCAAGATCATGATCAGGCATATCTGGCCCAACGTGGCGCCGATCGCGGTGGCCAACGCCTGTCTGGTCTTCGCGGGATCGCTGGTCTCGCTGGCCGGGCTCTCCTTCCTCGGCCTGGGGGTGGCTCCCGGCACCCCGGACTGGGGCCTGATGGTCAGCGAGGGCCGCAGCCTGCTGTTCACCAATCCGGTGGGAGTTCTCGCCCCCGCGGCCATGATCGTTCTCACCGCCACGGCCATGAACCTGTCGGGTGACTGGGTTTATGACCGGCTGTCCGCACAAGGAGCCAACCGATGA